The Telopea speciosissima isolate NSW1024214 ecotype Mountain lineage chromosome 11, Tspe_v1, whole genome shotgun sequence genome includes the window AGGTAGACACATGGTTGGGCAACCCGGTGGTATGCACGGGCTTTTTCCATATTGGGTAAGGGTTGGGCACACCGTCCACTCTAGGTAGGCTAGTGAGCGACATATACATGGGTGGGGGAACAACCATAGGTATAGACCAATTcattgggagggggagagaggcaGACAAATGGTTGGGCAGCTCGGTggcgtgcccagccttttcccttatTGGGCAAGGGTGGGCACGTCATCCACTCTAGGTAATCTAATGGGAGACATACAcatgggagggggagagaggcaGACACATGGTTGGGCAGCCCGACGACGTGCTCAACTTTTTTCTCATATTGGGTAAGGGTTGGGCATGTTGTCTGCTCCAGGTAAGTTAGTAAGAGGTCAAGATATGAGAGGGGGGTGGACAACCGTGGGCATCATTTCActaggaggggagagagaggcaaATACATGATTGGGCAGTCCGGTAgtgtgcccaaccttttccaTATTGAGAAAGGGTTAGGTATGCCACTCGCTCTAAGTAATCTAGCAGGTGACAGACACACGGGAGGGGGGGACAACCATGGACATAGCTCATTCActaggaggggaggggggagagaggcaAATATATGGTTGAGCAACCTAACGATGTGGTCAACTTTTTTCCCATATTGGGTAAGAGCTGGGCACATCGTTCGCTCCATGTAAGATAGCGAGTGGCAGACACATGGGAGGGGATGGGGGGGACAACCATGGGCAAGTTCATTTTACTAAGAGGGGAGAGAGGCAAACACATGGTTGGACAGTCTGGTGGcgtgcccaaccttttcccatattGAGCAAGGGTTGGGCACACTGGCCACTCCAAGTATGCTACCAAGCAGCTGagacatggggggggggggagtcacGAGCAAGGGTCATTTCACTGAGAAGGGGGAGAGAGGCAGACAAATGATTGGATAGCCGATGGTATGCccaactttttcccatattggGCAAGGGCTGGGCATGCTGCTTGCTCCAGGTAAGCCAGCGAGCGCCATACACATGGGAAGGGGGGGGGAATCATGGGTAGGGTTCATTTCAatgggagagaaaaagaggcAGACACATGGCTAGGTGGGTTTGCATGATAGTTTAAGTATTGAGTATTTCTTAGGCGACAAGGTTTCTTTTAAGAAAGAGTGCATTTATTGATgtagagaagaagatgatttaTATGCTGGAGAGCAAATTTGGCAGGGCATTTTCATATACAATTAAAGGAATTTGCAAGGATATTGAGTACTTCAAACATTCATCCCAGACAATGGAAATACTCCTAAGGGGTATTGAGATGAGTGTCCTTGTCTTAACAAACAGCTTCTGGCCTGCATTTCGATCCATGGATGTTAGGCTTCCACACAAGCTTAATGTCTGTCAGGACATTTTCAACGAGTTCTATTTGGAAAAGCACAAAAGGAGATGTTTAACGTTGATAAGGTCACTTGGTCTTTGTGTCCTGAAGGCAAAGTTCCCAATAGGTGAAAAGGAGCTCAAAGTGCCACTATTTCAGGCTATcgttttgatgttttttattgaTGCCCAAAAGCTTAGCTTTCAAGACATCAAGGATTCTTCAGATATTGAGAATAAAGAGCTCAGAAAGACTCTGCAGTCTCTTGCATGTGAAAAATTATGTGTACTTCGAAAGATCCCCGTAGGCAGAAATGTGAG containing:
- the LOC122645282 gene encoding cullin-4-like, which gives rise to MLDTKLASDDIFNEVAAEDEEVGKFEIGWWKALPLATRFLLRKSAFIDVEKKMIYMLESKFGRAFSYTIKGICKDIEYFKHSSQTMEILLRGIEMSVLVLTNSFWPAFRSMDVRLPHKLNVCQDIFNEFYLEKHKRRCLTLIRSLGLCVLKAKFPIGEKELKVPLFQAIVLMFFIDAQKLSFQDIKDSSDIENKELRKTLQSLACEKLCVLRKIPVGRNVRDNDSFVFNKEFSSPHDNIKVNPIQMEYFLKENTNATTQVFGNRIYQVRAAIARIMKKRRKLSLTDLKTELLQQIEELFELELLELDKSDLQILHYLT